Proteins encoded in a region of the Streptococcus sanguinis genome:
- a CDS encoding acetylornithine transaminase, giving the protein MTYLFENYKRAPIEFVKAEGAYLIDSDGKAYLDFSSGIGVTNLGFHPQVQQALIQQAGRIWHSPNLYLSSLQEQVAQELAGSYDYLAFFCNSGAEANEAAIKLARKATGKQGIITFQQSFHGRTFGAMAATGQDKIKEGFGDGVPHFSYAVYNDLASVEDLVNQDTAAVMLELVQGESGVRPAEAAFVKDLADFCQREGILLIVDEVQTGMGRTGQLYSFEHYGIIPDIVTLAKGLANGLPAGALLGKSSLAPALGPGSHGSTFGGNKLAMAAALETLHIMKEAGFMEEVRSKSTILMEQLQLAFRDHPKISAVRGLGMMIGIETSASLSKIVEAARQKGLIILTAGENVIRLLPPLTIGREEIQQGIATLKEVFSQVDE; this is encoded by the coding sequence ATGACTTATTTATTTGAAAACTACAAGAGGGCACCTATTGAGTTTGTTAAAGCAGAGGGCGCCTATCTGATTGACAGTGATGGAAAGGCTTATTTGGACTTTTCATCGGGGATTGGCGTAACCAATCTTGGCTTTCACCCGCAGGTCCAGCAGGCTTTGATCCAGCAAGCAGGGCGCATCTGGCACAGTCCCAATCTCTATCTTAGCTCTCTGCAAGAGCAGGTAGCTCAGGAACTGGCAGGTTCTTATGATTATTTGGCTTTTTTCTGCAATAGCGGAGCAGAAGCTAATGAAGCAGCTATTAAGCTAGCTCGCAAAGCTACTGGCAAGCAAGGCATTATAACTTTTCAGCAATCCTTTCACGGTCGGACCTTTGGCGCTATGGCCGCAACAGGACAGGATAAGATCAAGGAAGGATTTGGTGATGGGGTTCCTCATTTCAGCTATGCGGTTTACAATGATCTGGCCAGCGTAGAAGACTTGGTCAATCAGGATACGGCAGCTGTCATGCTGGAATTGGTCCAAGGAGAATCAGGAGTTCGTCCAGCAGAAGCAGCCTTTGTCAAAGACTTGGCAGATTTTTGCCAACGAGAGGGGATTTTACTGATTGTTGATGAGGTACAGACAGGTATGGGGCGCACGGGTCAGCTTTATTCCTTTGAGCATTATGGGATTATACCGGATATTGTGACACTGGCTAAGGGTTTAGCCAATGGCCTGCCCGCTGGTGCTCTATTAGGAAAATCCAGCTTGGCTCCTGCTCTTGGACCTGGCAGTCATGGCTCTACCTTTGGTGGCAATAAATTAGCCATGGCAGCTGCCTTGGAGACCTTGCATATCATGAAAGAGGCGGGCTTTATGGAAGAAGTCAGGTCTAAGAGTACCATCTTGATGGAGCAGCTACAGCTTGCTTTTCGGGACCATCCAAAGATTTCTGCTGTTCGAGGCCTAGGCATGATGATTGGGATTGAAACAAGTGCCAGTTTGTCAAAGATTGTTGAAGCCGCTCGTCAGAAGGGCTTGATTATCCTGACAGCCGGAGAAAATGTTATCCGTCTCCTGCCACCATTGACTATCGGTAGGGAGGAAATCCAGCAGGGGATTGCTACTTTAAAAGAAGTGTTTTCTCAAGTAGATGAATAA
- the argB gene encoding acetylglutamate kinase gives MKDVIVIKIGGVAAQKLSTKFIKQMQAWIAAGKKIVVVHGGGLVINQLMKERQLPTRKVKGLRVTAKSDLPIIEQALLGQVGRTLTQELNDSDIESLQLVSHLGKTVSADFIDKDLYGYVGQVKAIQTAYLEQLLAADMVPVLASLGENTAGELLNINADYLAAAVASSLQAEKLILMTDIEGVLEDKKVLPQLLTSQVSKKIQTGVIKGGMIPKIESAVQTVLSGVGQVLIGDNLLTGTLIAEG, from the coding sequence ATGAAAGATGTGATTGTTATAAAAATTGGCGGTGTTGCTGCGCAAAAGCTGTCTACTAAGTTTATCAAGCAAATGCAAGCGTGGATAGCAGCTGGTAAGAAAATCGTAGTCGTTCACGGAGGAGGTCTGGTCATTAACCAACTTATGAAAGAGCGCCAGCTGCCTACTCGCAAGGTTAAGGGGTTGCGGGTAACAGCTAAGTCTGACTTGCCTATCATTGAGCAAGCCTTGCTAGGTCAAGTCGGCCGGACGCTGACACAAGAACTGAACGACTCAGATATTGAAAGCCTTCAGCTGGTTTCACATTTGGGGAAGACAGTTTCGGCAGATTTTATCGATAAAGATCTCTATGGCTATGTCGGTCAGGTGAAGGCGATTCAAACTGCCTATCTAGAGCAGCTGCTGGCTGCGGACATGGTCCCGGTGCTGGCTTCGCTAGGGGAAAATACAGCTGGCGAGCTCTTAAATATCAATGCAGACTATTTGGCTGCGGCAGTTGCCAGTAGCTTACAGGCAGAGAAGCTGATCCTGATGACAGATATAGAAGGGGTTCTAGAGGACAAAAAAGTCCTGCCCCAGCTTCTGACCAGTCAGGTTTCCAAGAAGATTCAGACAGGTGTCATCAAGGGCGGCATGATTCCTAAGATCGAGAGTGCTGTTCAGACTGTGCTTTCCGGTGTCGGGCAGGTTTTGATAGGTGATAATCTTTTGACGGGCACCTTGATAGCAGAGGGATAA
- the argJ gene encoding bifunctional glutamate N-acetyltransferase/amino-acid acetyltransferase ArgJ — translation MKIIDGTIASPLGFSADGLHAGFKKKKLDFGWIVSEVPASVAGVYTTNKVIAAPLLVTKASIQKSQKLQAIVVNSGVANSCTGQQGLDAACEMQRLTAQKLKIEPDLVGLASTGVIGEQLPMDALKNGLSRILVSGKAEDFAEAILTTDTCTKTCVVTEEFGTDLVTMAGVAKGSGMIHPNMATMLAFITCDANISSATLQAALSQHVETTFNQITVDGDTSTNDMVLVMANGCRQNEEILPDTEEFEKFSKMLRYLMADLAKKIAKDGEGATKLIEVNVRHAKDEQSGRMIAKSVVGSSLVKTAIFGQDPNWGRILAAIGYAGADVSVDDIDIWIEGIPVMQASSPVAFDPEETSDAMAGELLTLTIDLHDGDAEAQAWGCDLSYDYVKINALYRT, via the coding sequence ATGAAGATTATTGATGGAACGATTGCCAGTCCGCTAGGCTTTTCGGCTGACGGTTTACATGCTGGCTTTAAGAAAAAGAAGTTGGATTTTGGCTGGATTGTCTCAGAAGTACCAGCCAGTGTGGCAGGAGTCTATACGACTAATAAAGTCATTGCTGCTCCGCTTCTAGTGACCAAAGCATCAATCCAAAAGAGCCAGAAATTGCAGGCAATAGTTGTAAATTCTGGTGTTGCAAATTCCTGTACAGGCCAGCAGGGACTGGACGCCGCCTGTGAGATGCAGCGATTGACTGCTCAAAAGCTGAAGATTGAGCCCGACTTGGTAGGTCTGGCTTCTACAGGAGTCATCGGCGAGCAGCTTCCAATGGATGCTTTGAAAAATGGTCTTTCTCGGATTCTGGTGAGTGGTAAGGCAGAAGATTTTGCTGAGGCTATCTTGACGACAGATACTTGCACCAAGACCTGTGTAGTCACAGAAGAGTTTGGAACAGACCTGGTGACTATGGCAGGGGTGGCTAAGGGATCGGGCATGATTCATCCGAATATGGCGACGATGCTGGCCTTTATCACTTGTGATGCCAATATTTCCAGCGCTACCTTGCAAGCGGCTCTCAGTCAGCATGTGGAGACGACTTTCAACCAAATCACGGTGGATGGAGATACATCGACCAATGACATGGTGCTAGTCATGGCTAACGGCTGCCGACAAAACGAAGAAATTCTGCCAGATACGGAAGAATTTGAAAAATTTTCCAAGATGCTCCGCTATCTTATGGCTGACTTGGCTAAGAAAATTGCCAAGGATGGGGAGGGAGCGACCAAGCTGATTGAAGTTAATGTGCGGCATGCCAAGGATGAACAGAGCGGCCGTATGATTGCTAAGAGTGTCGTTGGATCTAGCCTGGTCAAAACGGCTATTTTTGGTCAAGATCCCAATTGGGGCCGAATCTTAGCAGCTATCGGCTATGCGGGAGCAGATGTCTCGGTTGATGACATTGATATTTGGATTGAGGGGATTCCAGTTATGCAGGCTTCTAGTCCTGTGGCTTTTGACCCCGAGGAGACTAGTGATGCCATGGCTGGGGAGCTGCTGACCTTGACGATTGACCTACACGATGGGGACGCTGAAGCTCAGGCCTGGGGCTGCGATTTGTCCTATGATTATGTGAAAATCAATGCCCTCTATAGAACCTAA
- the argC gene encoding N-acetyl-gamma-glutamyl-phosphate reductase produces MRISIVGITGYSGMELLRILLQHPQAEVVSLHASQDMESPVSELYPHLKGICDLKIEAFDSQEIMRRAELVFFATSSGVAKDLSKDFVEAGFPVIDLSGDHRLPGNIYKKWYQKEPAEDYVQKAFIYGLSEFTDVKGKRFIANPGCYATATELALIPLLKAQAIELDSIIVDAKSGLTGAGKNPAASSHFVHVHDNYVTYKLNQHQHIPEIVQQLQRFDEGLQQIQFSTSLIPLNRGIVATVYSKLKEPLTREELAAIYQECYQGKPFVRIQAALPNLHQVVGTNYTDIGFDYNPVTNILTVVAVLDNLIKGAAGQAVQNMNLMLSFPETDGLLSQPSYV; encoded by the coding sequence ATGCGTATTTCGATTGTAGGAATTACTGGTTACTCAGGAATGGAACTCCTCCGTATTTTACTGCAACATCCGCAGGCGGAAGTCGTTTCCCTTCATGCCAGCCAAGATATGGAGTCTCCTGTGTCAGAGCTTTATCCTCATTTGAAGGGGATTTGCGACCTGAAAATAGAAGCTTTTGACAGTCAGGAAATTATGCGACGAGCAGAACTTGTTTTCTTTGCAACGTCAAGCGGAGTGGCTAAAGATTTGTCAAAAGATTTTGTGGAAGCAGGATTTCCGGTTATTGACCTTTCTGGTGATCATCGTTTACCAGGGAATATTTATAAAAAATGGTATCAGAAAGAGCCAGCAGAAGACTATGTTCAAAAAGCGTTTATTTATGGGCTGTCTGAGTTTACAGATGTCAAAGGGAAGCGATTTATTGCTAATCCCGGCTGTTATGCGACAGCTACAGAGTTGGCCTTGATTCCCTTGCTGAAGGCTCAGGCTATTGAGCTGGACTCCATTATTGTTGATGCCAAGAGTGGCTTGACAGGGGCGGGGAAAAATCCAGCTGCATCTAGCCATTTTGTTCATGTGCACGATAACTATGTGACTTACAAGTTAAATCAGCATCAGCATATTCCTGAGATTGTGCAGCAGTTGCAGCGTTTTGATGAGGGATTGCAGCAGATTCAGTTTTCAACTTCCCTCATTCCGCTCAATCGTGGCATCGTGGCGACGGTTTACAGCAAGTTGAAAGAACCTTTGACTCGGGAAGAACTGGCTGCTATTTACCAAGAATGCTATCAGGGCAAGCCATTTGTCCGTATCCAAGCTGCTCTGCCGAATCTGCACCAGGTTGTCGGTACTAATTATACAGATATTGGTTTTGACTATAATCCTGTGACAAATATTTTAACTGTCGTGGCTGTGCTGGATAACTTGATTAAAGGGGCTGCTGGTCAGGCGGTTCAAAATATGAATCTGATGCTGAGCTTCCCTGAAACAGATGGCCTGCTTAGTCAACCTTCCTATGTCTAG
- the alaS gene encoding alanine--tRNA ligase, translated as MKQMSSAQVRQMWLDFWATKGHAVEPSVSLVPVNDPTLLWINSGVATLKKYFDGTIIPENPRITNAQKAIRTNDIENVGKTARHHTMFEMLGNFSIGDYFRDEAIEWAYELLTSPEWFDFPKDKLYMTYYPDDKDSYNRWIAMGVEPSHLIPIEDNFWEIGAGPSGPDTEIFFDRGEAFDPENIGVRLLEEDIENDRYIEIWNIVLSQFNADPAVPRSEYKELPHKNIDTGAGLERLVAVIQGAKTNFETDLFMPIIREVEKLSGKVYDQDGDNMSFKVIADHIRSLSFAIGDGALPGNEGRGYVLRRLLRRASMHGQKLGINEPFLYKLVPTVGKIMESYYPEVLEKKDFIEKIIKSEEESFARTLHSGQHFAQGIVAVLKEKGQTIISGQDAFKLYDTYGFPLELTEEIAEEAGMTVDRAGFEAAMKEQQDRARASVVKGGSMGMQNETLQAITIESVFNYEKEEMTAELLAIVADDAAVESVESGTAALIFAETPFYAEMGGQVADHGQIFDGAGNLVAQVTDVQKAPNGQPLHTVEVLAPLALGQSYKLEIDHSRRHRVMKNHTATHLLHAALHNVLGNHATQAGSLNEVEFLRFDFTHFQAVTAEELRAIEQEVNEKIWEALAIEIVETDIDTAKEMGAMALFGEKYGKEVRVVTIGDYSVELCGGTHVGNTSEIGIFKIVKEEGIGSGTRRILAVTSKEAFEGYREEEEALKAIAATLKAPQIKEVPHKVEALQEQLRQLQKENAELKEKAAAAASGEVFKNVQEANGHSFIASQVSVSDAGALRTFADTWKQKDYSDVLILVAAIGDKVNVLAASKTKEVHAGNLIKELAPIVDGRGGGKPDMAMAGGSKQSAIPDLLAAVAEKL; from the coding sequence ATGAAACAAATGTCAAGTGCTCAGGTTCGTCAAATGTGGCTGGATTTTTGGGCAACTAAAGGTCATGCAGTAGAACCATCTGTCAGCTTGGTGCCAGTCAATGATCCAACCTTGCTCTGGATTAACTCTGGTGTAGCGACCCTCAAGAAATACTTTGACGGAACCATTATCCCGGAAAATCCTCGGATTACCAATGCTCAAAAAGCCATTCGTACCAACGATATTGAAAATGTTGGAAAGACTGCCCGCCACCATACTATGTTTGAAATGCTGGGTAATTTCTCTATCGGCGATTATTTCCGTGATGAAGCGATTGAGTGGGCTTACGAGCTTTTGACTAGCCCTGAGTGGTTTGATTTTCCCAAAGACAAGCTCTACATGACCTACTACCCAGATGACAAGGACTCTTACAACCGCTGGATTGCTATGGGCGTTGAGCCTAGTCATTTGATTCCGATTGAGGACAACTTCTGGGAAATCGGTGCGGGACCTTCTGGACCAGATACAGAGATTTTCTTTGACCGGGGTGAGGCTTTTGATCCAGAAAATATTGGGGTCCGTCTCTTAGAAGAAGATATTGAAAATGACCGTTATATCGAAATCTGGAATATCGTCTTGTCACAATTCAATGCTGACCCTGCTGTACCGCGTAGCGAGTACAAGGAATTGCCACATAAGAACATTGATACGGGCGCAGGTTTGGAGCGTTTGGTCGCTGTTATCCAAGGGGCTAAGACCAACTTCGAGACCGACCTCTTTATGCCAATCATTCGTGAAGTAGAGAAACTGTCCGGCAAGGTCTATGACCAAGATGGCGACAATATGAGTTTCAAGGTTATCGCAGACCATATCCGCTCGCTCTCCTTTGCCATTGGTGATGGGGCTCTTCCTGGAAATGAAGGTCGTGGCTATGTCCTTCGCCGTCTTCTTCGTCGTGCTTCAATGCATGGTCAAAAATTGGGGATCAACGAGCCATTCCTTTACAAACTGGTTCCAACTGTGGGCAAGATTATGGAAAGCTACTATCCAGAAGTCCTTGAGAAGAAAGACTTTATCGAAAAGATTATCAAGAGTGAGGAAGAATCTTTTGCTCGTACTCTGCACTCTGGTCAACACTTTGCCCAAGGCATCGTAGCAGTCCTGAAAGAAAAAGGTCAGACAATCATCTCTGGTCAAGATGCCTTCAAACTCTACGATACTTACGGCTTCCCGCTGGAGTTGACTGAGGAAATTGCTGAAGAAGCAGGCATGACTGTAGACCGTGCTGGCTTTGAAGCGGCTATGAAAGAGCAGCAGGATCGGGCGCGTGCGTCTGTCGTCAAGGGCGGATCAATGGGTATGCAAAATGAAACCTTGCAGGCTATCACAATAGAGAGTGTCTTTAACTACGAAAAAGAAGAGATGACTGCTGAGCTCCTTGCTATCGTGGCGGATGATGCAGCAGTCGAATCTGTTGAGTCAGGAACAGCTGCCCTTATCTTTGCAGAAACACCATTCTACGCAGAAATGGGTGGTCAGGTGGCAGACCACGGTCAAATCTTTGATGGAGCAGGCAATCTGGTAGCGCAAGTGACGGATGTGCAAAAAGCACCAAATGGTCAACCACTGCATACTGTAGAAGTTTTGGCTCCTCTGGCTCTGGGTCAAAGCTATAAACTGGAAATTGACCACAGCCGCCGCCACCGTGTGATGAAAAACCACACGGCGACTCACCTCTTGCATGCAGCTTTGCATAATGTTCTTGGTAACCATGCAACCCAAGCAGGCTCTCTGAACGAAGTAGAATTCCTGCGCTTTGACTTTACGCATTTCCAAGCGGTGACAGCTGAAGAGCTGCGCGCTATCGAGCAAGAAGTCAATGAGAAAATCTGGGAAGCCCTTGCCATTGAGATAGTAGAGACAGATATTGACACTGCTAAAGAAATGGGAGCAATGGCGCTCTTTGGCGAAAAATATGGTAAAGAAGTTCGTGTCGTAACCATCGGCGACTACTCTGTCGAGCTTTGCGGAGGAACTCACGTAGGCAACACTTCTGAAATCGGTATTTTCAAGATTGTCAAAGAAGAAGGTATCGGATCTGGCACTCGCCGTATCTTGGCAGTCACCAGCAAGGAAGCTTTTGAAGGCTACCGTGAGGAAGAAGAGGCGCTTAAGGCTATTGCAGCGACCCTCAAGGCACCGCAAATCAAGGAAGTGCCTCACAAGGTTGAAGCACTGCAGGAGCAGCTGCGTCAACTCCAAAAAGAGAATGCAGAGCTAAAGGAAAAGGCAGCAGCAGCGGCCTCTGGTGAAGTCTTCAAGAATGTTCAAGAGGCAAATGGACATAGCTTTATCGCTAGTCAGGTCTCTGTGTCTGATGCAGGTGCCCTGCGTACCTTTGCGGACACATGGAAGCAGAAGGACTATTCAGATGTTCTCATACTGGTCGCAGCAATTGGAGACAAAGTCAACGTCCTTGCAGCCAGCAAGACCAAGGAGGTCCATGCTGGTAATCTGATTAAGGAATTGGCGCCGATTGTAGATGGTCGAGGCGGCGGTAAGCCAGACATGGCTATGGCCGGCGGCAGCAAGCAATCCGCTATTCCAGACTTGCTAGCAGCAGTTGCTGAGAAGTTGTAA
- a CDS encoding LURP-one-related/scramblase family protein yields the protein MRMTSSLNEGGTAVFRPSDKELVFYVDCGGNIMKTYLVKQKFRLGGERFDIKDNRGNVDYQVEGSFFQIPKTFTIYDSQGQIVSQITKTVLTFLPQFEIKLSSGHSFYIRQKFTILRDKYKFDNLGLRVEGNIWDLNFRLLDDSNQVVAEITKELFHLTSTYQVHIYEETYSDLVISLCVAIDYVEMLESSSS from the coding sequence ATGAGAATGACAAGTTCATTGAATGAAGGTGGTACCGCGGTTTTTCGCCCTTCGGACAAGGAACTTGTCTTTTATGTTGACTGTGGAGGTAACATAATGAAAACCTATCTTGTCAAACAGAAATTTCGCTTAGGCGGCGAACGCTTTGATATCAAGGACAATCGAGGAAATGTGGATTATCAAGTGGAAGGCTCTTTCTTCCAGATTCCTAAGACCTTTACGATCTATGATAGTCAGGGCCAAATCGTCAGTCAGATTACCAAGACCGTTCTAACCTTCCTGCCCCAGTTTGAAATCAAACTCAGCAGCGGACATAGCTTTTATATCCGTCAGAAATTCACTATTTTGCGTGATAAGTATAAATTTGATAATTTGGGGCTACGAGTTGAAGGGAATATCTGGGATTTAAACTTTCGTCTGCTGGATGACAGCAATCAAGTCGTTGCAGAGATTACCAAGGAGCTTTTCCATCTGACCTCTACTTATCAGGTTCATATCTATGAGGAGACTTATTCAGATTTGGTGATTTCCCTCTGTGTCGCTATTGATTATGTCGAAATGCTGGAAAGTTCGTCATCATAA
- the prsA gene encoding peptidylprolyl isomerase PrsA, with translation MKKKIFAGAVTLLSVAVLAACSNSEGKDIVTMKGNTITVNEFYDQVKTNGAAQQVLLQMTIKDIFEEKYGKDVKDKDVKEAFEKSKTAYGTAFAQVLAQNGLTEDAYKEQIRTNMLVEYAVKKAAEKELTDENYKAAFENYTPEVTAQIIKVASEDKGKEVLEKAKAEGADFSQIAKENSTDAATKEKGGEIKFDSGSTDVPDAVKKAAFALEENGVSDLVTVPDSQYSASYYIVKLVKKSEKSSNWKDYKDKLKKIIIAQKEKDTSFIQSVVAKELKDANIKVKDSAFQSVFAQYIETTGSSTSSSSAASSSKTSESSSAAENSSAEASSSAAE, from the coding sequence ATGAAGAAAAAAATATTTGCAGGAGCTGTGACACTCTTGTCAGTCGCTGTATTAGCAGCATGTTCTAACTCAGAAGGCAAGGACATCGTGACCATGAAAGGAAACACGATTACTGTCAATGAATTTTACGATCAAGTGAAGACCAATGGTGCAGCTCAGCAGGTCTTGCTGCAGATGACCATCAAAGATATTTTTGAAGAAAAATACGGCAAAGACGTCAAAGACAAGGACGTCAAGGAAGCTTTTGAAAAGTCTAAAACTGCTTACGGTACAGCTTTTGCTCAAGTCTTGGCTCAAAACGGATTGACCGAAGATGCCTACAAGGAGCAAATCCGCACCAATATGCTGGTAGAGTATGCCGTTAAGAAGGCTGCTGAAAAAGAGCTGACTGACGAAAACTACAAGGCTGCCTTTGAAAACTACACGCCAGAAGTAACAGCTCAAATCATCAAAGTTGCCAGCGAAGACAAAGGTAAGGAAGTTCTTGAAAAAGCTAAAGCAGAAGGAGCAGACTTCAGTCAAATCGCTAAGGAAAACTCTACCGATGCTGCCACTAAGGAAAAAGGCGGAGAAATCAAGTTTGACTCTGGCTCTACTGATGTTCCAGATGCTGTCAAAAAAGCTGCCTTTGCTTTGGAAGAAAATGGCGTTTCAGACCTTGTGACTGTGCCAGATTCACAGTACTCAGCAAGCTACTATATTGTTAAGCTGGTCAAAAAGTCAGAGAAATCTTCTAACTGGAAAGACTACAAAGATAAGCTGAAAAAGATTATCATTGCGCAAAAAGAAAAAGATACTAGCTTTATCCAAAGCGTTGTCGCTAAAGAGCTGAAAGATGCCAACATCAAGGTTAAGGACAGTGCTTTCCAATCTGTCTTTGCTCAGTATATTGAAACGACAGGCTCTTCAACTTCTTCATCAAGTGCTGCCAGCAGCTCAAAGACTTCTGAGTCCAGCTCAGCAGCTGAAAACAGTTCGGCAGAAGCTTCATCATCAGCCGCAGAATAA
- a CDS encoding O-methyltransferase, protein MVETYNQNSNPNMRRPVVKEEIVDFMRQRLRPVTGGLKELEDFARAENVPVIPHETVAYFRLLLESLQPEKILEIGTAIGFSALLMAEHAPQAQITTIDRNPEMIELAKANFAKYDSRQQVTLLEGDAMDLLETLEDSYDLVFMDSAKSKYVVFLPQVLKRLNPGGLVLIDDVFQGGDVAKPFEEIKRGQRAIYRGLHSLFDATLDSSDLTASLLPLGDGLLMIRKK, encoded by the coding sequence ATGGTCGAGACTTATAATCAAAACTCTAATCCCAATATGCGCCGTCCTGTGGTCAAAGAGGAAATCGTAGACTTTATGAGGCAGCGTCTCCGGCCAGTCACTGGTGGACTCAAGGAGCTGGAAGACTTTGCCAGAGCTGAAAATGTACCTGTGATTCCCCATGAGACAGTGGCTTACTTCCGCCTACTACTCGAAAGTCTGCAGCCAGAGAAGATTTTAGAAATTGGTACTGCTATTGGTTTTTCGGCTCTTTTGATGGCGGAACATGCGCCTCAGGCTCAGATTACGACTATTGACCGCAATCCAGAGATGATTGAGCTTGCTAAGGCTAATTTTGCTAAGTATGACAGCCGTCAGCAGGTCACCCTGCTGGAAGGTGACGCAATGGATCTGCTTGAGACACTAGAGGATTCTTACGACCTTGTCTTTATGGACTCTGCCAAGTCCAAGTATGTGGTCTTTTTGCCTCAGGTCCTCAAGCGCCTCAATCCTGGTGGTCTGGTTCTCATTGATGATGTCTTTCAAGGTGGCGATGTTGCCAAGCCTTTTGAGGAAATTAAGCGTGGTCAACGGGCCATTTACCGCGGTTTGCATAGCCTGTTTGACGCAACTTTGGACAGTTCAGATTTGACTGCGAGTCTGCTTCCTTTGGGAGATGGACTGCTTATGATTAGAAAAAAATGA
- the pepF gene encoding oligoendopeptidase F, protein MAKQRNEIEEKYTWDLSTIFPTDEAFEAELAQVSEEVKKAASLAGHLLDSADSLLTTTEVQLDLMCRIEKLYSYAHMKNDQDTRVAKYQEYQAKGMTLYSDFGQSFAFYEPEFMAITEEQYQAFLAEQPGLQLYQHYFDKLLKKKAHILTQREEELLAGAGEIFGAAGETFAILDNADIVFPMVHDEDGNEVQLTHGNYITLVESKNREVRKEAYEALYSVYEQYQHTYAKTLQTNVKVHNYNAKVRKFSSAREAALSADFIPESVYDSLVSAVNKHLPLLQRYIALRAKILGISDLKMYDMYTPLSETDYKFTYEEALAKSEEVLAILGEDYLSRVKTAFSERWIDVYENQGKRSGAYSGGSYDTNAFMLLNWQDTLDNLFTLVHETGHSMHSSYTRETQPYVYGDYSIFLAEIASTTNENILTEKLLEEVEDDATRFAILNHFLDGFRGTVFRQTQFAEFEHAIHKADQEGQVLTSEFLNELYADLNEKYYGLNKEDNPQIQYEWARIPHFYYDYYVFQYSTGFSAASALAEKIVHGSQEDKDKYLDYLKAGNSDYPLNVIKKAGVDMEKEDYLNAAFSVFERRLDEFEALVEKLGLV, encoded by the coding sequence ATGGCAAAACAAAGAAATGAAATTGAAGAAAAATATACTTGGGATTTGAGCACCATTTTCCCAACAGATGAAGCCTTTGAAGCTGAATTGGCGCAGGTTTCAGAAGAAGTGAAGAAAGCAGCTAGTCTGGCTGGACATTTGCTGGATTCAGCGGACAGTCTCTTAACAACGACTGAAGTGCAGCTGGACTTGATGTGTCGTATTGAAAAGCTTTATTCTTATGCTCACATGAAGAATGACCAGGATACACGTGTGGCTAAGTACCAAGAGTATCAGGCTAAAGGCATGACTCTTTACAGCGATTTTGGTCAAAGCTTTGCCTTCTACGAGCCCGAATTTATGGCGATTACAGAAGAGCAGTACCAAGCTTTCCTGGCTGAGCAGCCAGGTTTACAGCTGTATCAGCATTATTTTGACAAGCTTTTGAAAAAGAAAGCTCACATCCTGACACAGCGTGAAGAGGAGCTACTGGCTGGTGCTGGTGAAATCTTTGGGGCAGCTGGCGAAACCTTTGCTATTTTGGATAATGCAGATATTGTCTTTCCGATGGTGCATGATGAAGATGGAAATGAAGTTCAGCTTACCCACGGTAACTATATCACCCTGGTCGAGTCTAAGAACCGAGAAGTCCGTAAGGAAGCCTACGAGGCTCTTTACAGCGTCTACGAGCAGTACCAGCATACCTACGCTAAGACTCTGCAGACCAATGTCAAGGTCCACAACTACAATGCGAAAGTCCGCAAGTTCTCATCTGCCCGTGAAGCGGCCTTGTCAGCGGACTTTATTCCAGAAAGTGTCTATGACAGCTTAGTTTCAGCTGTCAATAAGCATTTGCCTCTTTTGCAGCGTTATATTGCTTTGCGAGCGAAGATTTTAGGCATTTCTGACTTGAAGATGTATGATATGTACACACCTTTGTCAGAGACAGACTACAAGTTCACTTATGAGGAAGCCTTGGCTAAGTCTGAGGAAGTTCTGGCTATTCTGGGTGAGGATTATTTGAGCCGAGTCAAGACAGCTTTTTCAGAGCGCTGGATTGATGTTTATGAAAATCAAGGCAAGCGCTCAGGAGCATACTCAGGCGGGTCTTATGATACCAATGCCTTTATGTTGCTCAACTGGCAGGACACGCTGGATAATCTCTTTACCTTGGTGCACGAGACAGGCCACAGTATGCACTCCAGTTATACTCGTGAGACCCAGCCTTATGTCTATGGAGACTATTCTATCTTCCTAGCTGAGATTGCTTCAACGACTAATGAAAATATCCTGACAGAGAAGCTCTTGGAAGAAGTAGAGGACGATGCTACTCGCTTTGCTATCCTCAATCACTTCTTGGATGGCTTCCGGGGCACAGTCTTCCGTCAAACCCAGTTTGCGGAGTTTGAGCATGCTATCCACAAGGCTGACCAAGAAGGTCAAGTTTTGACCAGCGAGTTTCTCAATGAGCTCTACGCTGATTTGAACGAGAAATACTATGGTTTGAATAAAGAAGACAATCCGCAGATTCAGTACGAATGGGCACGGATTCCGCATTTCTACTATGACTACTATGTTTTCCAATATTCGACAGGCTTTTCAGCAGCTTCTGCCTTAGCTGAAAAGATTGTCCATGGCAGTCAGGAAGACAAGGATAAATATCTGGACTATCTCAAAGCTGGGAACTCTGACTATCCCCTCAATGTCATCAAAAAAGCAGGTGTGGATATGGAAAAAGAAGACTACCTAAATGCTGCTTTTTCTGTCTTTGAGCGTCGTCTAGACGAATTCGAGGCCTTGGTAGAAAAGTTGGGACTGGTATAA